From the Anaerolineales bacterium genome, the window GATGTTGGACGGGAAGAGGCTCTTGCCGCTGACCGGCACGCCCATCCGGAACAGGGCCCGGGTCAGGGCCATGTTGGAGGTCTGGCTGCCGGATCCATTCACGGTCGCCACGACCATCGAGAAATCGTTGACGATCCGCGGCTGTTCCACCGGATGAGCAGCCGCCACTTTCTCTTGAACGGGTTGAGGGCTCATTCTGCCTCTCTTGGGGTGGCCCCGGCTTCGAGGGCCGCCGTGGGTCCCTGCCACCGCAATCGGTGTAGCTCGGGGCGTTCGTGAAGCAGGCTGGCGTGTTCGATTTGGATCTGGTATCCCAGCTCGTACTCCTCCGCCAGGATGGCGTCCACCATCCGCTCATGGTATTCCCAGACGCGCTTCAAATAGGCATAGTCGGCATACACGTTCAAGCCGAAGGCCTCGTAGGCTTCCCAATACATTTCCAGCACTCCACGCACAAACGTGTTCTCGAAGCGAGAGAATATCGTCAGGTGCAGTGCCCGGTGCTCGGCATGCGGGATTTGGATGGGTTCCCCGCCTAGTTTCTCCCAGGCGCGCTCGACTAGCCGGCGCAATGTCTGTCGGTCCTCGGGCAGCAAGCTCTGGGCGGCCGCCTTCCAGAAAACGACTTCGAGTGCATTGCGTAGATCGCCGAACTGCTCGAAGTAAGCCGGATCGATCGCCAGCGCATGGTTGAGGGTCAGCCGCAGGCTGGGTAGGAAGCTGAACGGCAGCCGGCGGATGCCGGTCTTGGGACGGACATCGACCAACCCGAGCTGGCGTGCCACCTCCAGCTGCTCGCGAAGCTTGCCCGAGCTGATCCCCAGGTGGGCGGAGATTTCGTGGATCGACGGGAGGCGCTCCCCGGCTGCTGCCGGAGAATCTGCCAGATACTGCAGGAACGTG encodes:
- a CDS encoding FCD domain-containing protein, with amino-acid sequence MNIMNESGQTDGTWKSELPATFLQYLADSPAAAGERLPSIHEISAHLGISSGKLREQLEVARQLGLVDVRPKTGIRRLPFSFLPSLRLTLNHALAIDPAYFEQFGDLRNALEVVFWKAAAQSLLPEDRQTLRRLVERAWEKLGGEPIQIPHAEHRALHLTIFSRFENTFVRGVLEMYWEAYEAFGLNVYADYAYLKRVWEYHERMVDAILAEEYELGYQIQIEHASLLHERPELHRLRWQGPTAALEAGATPREAE